In Intestinibacillus sp. Marseille-P6563, a single genomic region encodes these proteins:
- the carB gene encoding carbamoyl-phosphate synthase large subunit, whose amino-acid sequence MPLRSDIKKVMVLGSGPIVIGQAAEFDYAGTQACRALREEGLEVVLVNSNPATIMTDKAMADKVYIEPMTVAAVKEIIKKERPDSLLPNLGGQTGLNLAMELCEEGFLDEMGVKLLGANPTTIAKAEDRQMFKDTMEKIGEPIIASKVVHTVEDAVAFTEEIGLPVIIRPAYTLGGTGGGIAYTWDELREIAASGIMHSRVDEILVEKCITGWKEIEYEVMRDAKGNAITICNMENVDPVGVHTGDSVVVAPSQTLCDKEYQMLRTSALKIITELGIEGGCNVQFALHPTSFEYAVIEVNPRVSRSSALASKATGYPIAKVTAKIAVGYGLDEITNAVTGKTKACFEPTIDYIVAKFPRWPFDKFVYADNTLGTQMKATGEVMAIAPSFEQAMMKAVRGAEIKLDSLVMPRLQKWSDDEIRAGVHRTDDQRLFVICEAFRRGLMTIEEVFDITKIDTWFLHGFMNIVNMEKELASCTELTADLYLRAKKMGFLDKTIEQMSGKQIGDFKRLPVYKTVDTCAAEFDAETPYYYSTFDDENEVKPSDGRKKVLVLGSGPIRIGQGIEFDYCSVHSVWALKELGCETVIINNNPETVSTDFDTADRLYFEPLTPEDVTGVVNAEKPDAAIVQFGGQTAINLAQHIEKLGVPILGTPAWSIDAAEDREKFDVILEKCGIPRPKGDTVMTEEEAVEVADRLGYPVLVRPSYVLGGQGMEIAFSEEDIREYMQVITRNKVENPVLVDKYMMGREIEVDAICDGDDILIPGIMEHFERAGVHSGDSISIYPSINIEQKHKDTIIRYTEALAKNLAVLGLVNIQFVLYNDEVYVIEVNPRSSRTVPYISKVTGVPMVDLATRCMFGEKLKDMGYGTGLYPESDHYAVKVPVFSFQKLRDLDTQLGPEMKSTGEVLGVSTTFKEALFKGLIGAGYEMRKNKGAVVISVRPADKQEAVSIGSRFESLGYELYATRGTANTLNRHMVATNVVYNAFEPDQHPNILDLIQNGEVDYVISTSAKGRHPELASVKIRRAAVEHAIPCLTAIDTANALLSCLESNMKIENCEMIDINSIK is encoded by the coding sequence ATGCCTTTGAGAAGTGATATTAAGAAAGTAATGGTACTGGGTTCCGGCCCCATTGTCATCGGTCAGGCGGCCGAATTTGACTACGCAGGCACCCAGGCTTGCCGCGCCCTGCGCGAAGAAGGATTGGAAGTCGTGCTGGTCAACTCCAACCCGGCGACCATCATGACCGACAAGGCCATGGCCGACAAGGTCTACATTGAGCCCATGACCGTGGCTGCTGTCAAAGAGATCATCAAAAAAGAACGTCCGGACTCCCTACTGCCCAACCTGGGTGGTCAGACCGGTCTGAACCTGGCCATGGAACTGTGCGAGGAAGGCTTCCTCGACGAGATGGGCGTCAAGCTCCTGGGTGCAAACCCGACCACCATCGCCAAGGCCGAAGACCGCCAGATGTTTAAGGATACCATGGAAAAGATCGGCGAGCCGATCATCGCGTCCAAGGTCGTGCACACGGTCGAAGATGCCGTGGCGTTCACCGAGGAAATCGGTCTGCCGGTCATCATCCGTCCGGCGTACACGCTCGGCGGCACCGGCGGCGGCATTGCCTACACCTGGGACGAGCTGCGCGAAATCGCGGCGTCCGGCATCATGCACTCCCGTGTGGATGAAATCCTGGTGGAAAAGTGCATCACCGGCTGGAAGGAAATCGAATACGAAGTCATGCGCGACGCCAAGGGCAACGCCATTACCATCTGTAACATGGAAAACGTCGATCCGGTCGGCGTACACACCGGCGACTCGGTCGTTGTTGCGCCCAGCCAGACGCTGTGCGACAAGGAATATCAGATGCTGCGCACCTCGGCGCTCAAGATCATCACCGAACTGGGCATCGAAGGCGGCTGCAACGTGCAGTTCGCCCTGCATCCGACCTCGTTTGAATATGCGGTCATCGAAGTAAACCCGCGTGTATCGCGTTCGTCCGCCCTGGCATCCAAGGCAACCGGTTATCCGATCGCCAAGGTGACCGCTAAGATCGCGGTCGGTTATGGTCTGGACGAGATCACCAACGCAGTCACCGGCAAGACCAAGGCCTGCTTTGAGCCGACCATTGACTATATTGTGGCCAAGTTCCCGCGCTGGCCGTTCGATAAGTTCGTCTATGCGGACAACACCCTGGGCACCCAGATGAAGGCCACTGGCGAAGTCATGGCCATTGCGCCCTCGTTTGAGCAGGCCATGATGAAGGCCGTCCGCGGCGCGGAAATCAAGCTGGATTCGCTCGTCATGCCGCGCCTTCAGAAATGGAGCGACGACGAAATCCGTGCCGGTGTACACCGCACCGACGACCAGCGTCTGTTCGTCATCTGCGAAGCCTTCCGCCGTGGTCTGATGACCATTGAGGAAGTATTCGACATCACCAAGATCGACACCTGGTTCCTGCATGGCTTCATGAACATTGTAAACATGGAGAAGGAACTGGCTTCCTGCACCGAACTAACGGCTGACCTCTACCTGCGCGCCAAGAAGATGGGCTTCCTGGACAAGACCATCGAGCAGATGAGCGGCAAGCAGATCGGCGACTTCAAGCGTCTGCCGGTTTATAAGACGGTTGACACCTGTGCGGCCGAATTTGACGCCGAAACCCCCTACTACTACTCGACCTTTGACGACGAAAACGAAGTCAAGCCGTCGGATGGCCGCAAGAAGGTCCTGGTTCTGGGTTCGGGCCCGATTCGTATCGGCCAGGGTATCGAGTTCGACTACTGCTCGGTACACTCGGTTTGGGCGCTCAAGGAACTGGGCTGTGAAACGGTTATCATCAACAACAACCCGGAAACCGTATCCACCGACTTTGACACGGCAGACCGTCTGTACTTTGAACCCCTCACCCCGGAAGATGTGACCGGTGTTGTCAACGCCGAAAAGCCGGATGCAGCCATCGTGCAGTTTGGTGGCCAGACGGCCATCAACTTGGCGCAGCACATCGAAAAGCTGGGCGTTCCGATTCTGGGCACCCCGGCATGGTCGATCGATGCAGCCGAGGACCGTGAGAAGTTTGACGTCATTCTGGAGAAGTGCGGCATCCCGCGCCCGAAGGGTGACACGGTCATGACCGAGGAAGAAGCCGTCGAAGTCGCCGACCGTCTGGGTTATCCGGTTCTGGTACGTCCCAGCTACGTTCTGGGCGGCCAGGGCATGGAAATCGCCTTCTCGGAAGAGGATATCCGCGAATATATGCAGGTCATCACCCGCAATAAGGTCGAAAACCCGGTACTGGTCGATAAGTATATGATGGGCCGCGAGATCGAAGTCGACGCCATCTGCGACGGCGACGACATCCTCATCCCGGGCATCATGGAGCACTTTGAACGTGCGGGTGTCCACTCGGGCGACTCGATCTCCATCTATCCGTCCATCAACATCGAGCAGAAGCACAAGGATACCATCATCCGCTACACCGAGGCGCTGGCCAAGAATCTGGCAGTCCTGGGTCTGGTCAATATCCAGTTTGTGCTGTACAATGACGAGGTTTATGTCATTGAGGTCAACCCGCGTTCGTCGCGTACCGTGCCGTATATCTCCAAGGTGACTGGCGTACCGATGGTGGATCTGGCGACCCGCTGCATGTTCGGCGAAAAGCTGAAGGACATGGGTTACGGTACCGGTCTGTATCCGGAAAGCGACCACTATGCGGTCAAGGTTCCGGTCTTCTCCTTCCAGAAGCTGCGTGACCTGGATACCCAGCTGGGGCCGGAAATGAAGTCCACCGGCGAAGTTCTGGGCGTATCGACCACCTTTAAGGAAGCGCTGTTCAAGGGTCTGATTGGTGCAGGCTATGAAATGCGCAAGAATAAGGGTGCAGTCGTGATTTCGGTTCGTCCGGCAGACAAACAGGAAGCAGTTTCCATCGGCAGCCGGTTTGAATCGCTGGGCTATGAGCTGTATGCGACCCGTGGTACGGCTAACACCTTGAACCGTCACATGGTTGCAACCAACGTGGTATACAATGCGTTTGAGCCCGACCAGCATCCAAACATTCTGGACCTCATCCAAAACGGTGAAGTGGATTATGTTATTTCCACCTCGGCCAAGGGCCGTCATCCGGAGCTGGCAAGCGTAAAGATTCGTCGTGCAGCCGTAGAGCATGCTATCCCCTGTCTGACGGCGATCGATACAGCAAACGCTCTGCTAAGCTGTCTGGAATCCAATATGAAGATCGAGAACTGTGAAATGATCGACATCAACTCCATCAAGTAA
- a CDS encoding methionine gamma-lyase family protein: MENYLGISEQTYALGREAERKIAPYFARLEEICDRNTEKILGAFRRHRVSDTMFAGTTGYGYDDQGRDTLDKIYAHLFGAEAGLVRIGFVNGTHALSCAMFSAVQAGDVILSVTSAPYDTLLGTITGDCAGSMKRYGIGYRQVDLKDGLPDLPAIRQAAADPKIKLVFIQRSRGYAVRQTLSCAQIGEICAVVREVNPNAAILVDNCYGEFTETIEPTQVGADLCAGSLIKNPGGGLAPTGGYIVGRADLVENAAYRLTAPGIGGECGCTMGQNRLLYQGLFLAPHVTMQAIKTAIFCAQVMQDLGFTVDPAPETPRYDIIQTIAFGAPAPLRRFCEGVQAGAPVDSFVTPEPWAMPGYDDPVIMAAGAFVQGASIELSADAPMREPYVCYMQGGLTYSSGKAGILLAAEKLMQELNKA, from the coding sequence ATGGAAAACTATTTAGGTATTTCCGAGCAGACATATGCGCTCGGCCGGGAGGCTGAGCGCAAAATTGCGCCCTATTTTGCTCGGTTGGAAGAAATTTGTGACCGGAACACCGAAAAGATTCTGGGTGCGTTCCGTCGCCATCGCGTGTCGGACACCATGTTTGCCGGTACGACCGGTTATGGCTATGACGATCAGGGCCGCGACACGCTGGACAAGATTTATGCCCACCTATTCGGCGCGGAAGCCGGTCTGGTGCGCATTGGCTTTGTCAATGGCACCCATGCGCTGTCGTGCGCGATGTTCTCGGCCGTGCAGGCAGGCGATGTGATTTTGAGCGTGACCAGCGCGCCTTATGACACTCTGCTCGGTACCATTACCGGCGACTGCGCGGGCAGCATGAAGCGCTATGGCATCGGCTATCGGCAGGTCGATTTGAAGGACGGTCTGCCCGACCTGCCTGCCATTCGGCAGGCGGCCGCGGACCCGAAAATCAAGCTGGTATTCATCCAGCGGTCGCGCGGCTATGCGGTGCGGCAGACGCTCTCGTGCGCACAGATCGGGGAGATTTGTGCAGTCGTACGGGAGGTCAATCCGAACGCTGCCATTCTGGTTGATAACTGCTATGGCGAGTTCACCGAAACGATCGAACCCACTCAGGTGGGCGCCGATTTGTGCGCCGGTTCGCTGATTAAGAATCCGGGCGGCGGTTTGGCGCCGACGGGCGGCTATATCGTCGGCCGGGCCGATTTGGTCGAAAATGCAGCGTATCGCCTGACTGCGCCTGGAATCGGCGGCGAGTGCGGCTGTACGATGGGGCAGAACCGTCTGCTTTATCAGGGCTTGTTCCTCGCGCCGCATGTGACCATGCAGGCCATCAAGACCGCCATTTTCTGTGCACAGGTCATGCAGGACTTGGGCTTTACCGTGGACCCGGCTCCCGAAACCCCGCGGTATGACATTATCCAGACCATTGCCTTTGGCGCACCGGCACCGCTGCGCCGGTTCTGTGAGGGTGTACAGGCCGGGGCTCCGGTCGATTCGTTCGTAACGCCTGAGCCGTGGGCGATGCCCGGTTATGATGACCCGGTCATCATGGCGGCAGGCGCCTTTGTGCAGGGTGCATCGATCGAACTGTCGGCTGACGCGCCCATGCGCGAACCGTATGTGTGCTATATGCAGGGCGGCCTGACCTATTCGTCGGGCAAGGCCGGAATCCTGCTGGCTGCCGAAAAACTCATGCAGGAACTGAACAAAGCCTAA
- the wecB gene encoding non-hydrolyzing UDP-N-acetylglucosamine 2-epimerase has product MEKIKVMTVFGTRPEAIKMAPLVRALEQCENTESIVCVTAQHRQMLDQVLEIFKIKPDYDLDIMEPRQTLATITEKSLRGLDTVLDEAKPDIVLVHGDTSTTFAGALAAFYHKIPVGHVEAGLRTFDKYSPFPEEMNRKLTGQIAELHFAPTVRNESNLAAEGIRDGVFVCGNTVVDAIHLTVRDDFAFRDPALQSLDFASNRVALVTAHRRENYGEPMENICRAIARLSEKYPDVHFVYPVHLSPYVRETAEKFLGGNERIHLIAPLAVDEMHNLMARCYLVMTDSGGLQEEAPGLGKPVLVLRRETERPEAIEAGTVKLAGVEEENIFAMACELFDNADAYAQMAHAVNPYGDGKTSQRIVQAIEQYFGRRDDAPARFEP; this is encoded by the coding sequence ATGGAAAAGATTAAAGTCATGACCGTATTCGGCACCCGGCCGGAAGCCATCAAAATGGCGCCGCTGGTGCGTGCGCTGGAACAGTGCGAAAACACCGAGAGCATTGTCTGCGTGACCGCGCAGCATCGGCAGATGCTCGACCAGGTGCTCGAGATTTTCAAAATCAAGCCCGACTATGACCTGGATATTATGGAGCCGCGCCAGACGCTGGCAACCATCACCGAAAAGTCGCTGCGCGGCCTGGACACCGTTCTGGACGAAGCAAAGCCCGACATCGTCCTGGTGCATGGTGATACATCGACCACCTTTGCCGGGGCACTGGCCGCTTTTTACCACAAGATTCCGGTTGGTCACGTGGAAGCCGGCCTACGCACGTTTGACAAATACTCCCCCTTCCCGGAGGAGATGAACCGCAAGCTGACCGGCCAGATCGCCGAACTGCACTTTGCGCCCACGGTGCGCAATGAGTCCAATCTGGCGGCAGAGGGCATCCGCGACGGCGTTTTTGTCTGTGGCAATACGGTCGTAGACGCCATCCATCTGACCGTGCGCGATGATTTTGCTTTCCGTGACCCGGCGCTGCAAAGCCTGGACTTTGCTTCCAACCGCGTGGCACTGGTCACCGCGCACCGCCGCGAAAATTACGGCGAGCCGATGGAAAATATCTGCCGGGCGATTGCGCGTCTGTCGGAAAAGTATCCGGATGTCCACTTTGTCTATCCGGTGCATTTGAGCCCGTATGTCCGTGAGACCGCCGAAAAATTCCTGGGCGGCAACGAGCGGATTCATCTGATTGCGCCTCTGGCTGTCGATGAGATGCACAACCTGATGGCGCGCTGCTATCTGGTCATGACCGACTCGGGTGGCTTGCAGGAGGAAGCGCCCGGTTTGGGCAAGCCGGTGCTCGTTTTGCGCCGCGAAACCGAACGCCCGGAAGCCATCGAAGCCGGGACGGTCAAGCTGGCCGGCGTCGAAGAGGAGAACATCTTTGCCATGGCCTGCGAACTGTTTGACAACGCGGATGCCTATGCGCAGATGGCCCATGCCGTCAACCCCTATGGCGACGGCAAAACATCGCAGCGCATCGTGCAGGCGATTGAGCAGTATTTTGGCCGCCGGGATGACGCCCCCGCGCGGTTTGAACCGTAA
- a CDS encoding MraY family glycosyltransferase: protein MSEYQVIGMIIGAFVLAGVLSYALTPFVKRFAYKIGAIDVPKDSRRMHKQPIPRLGGLAIFIGFLGAMLVFYRFDMQMLSVLLGAMIIVVLGIFDDVLALGAKFKFLVQIIAAAIPVCVGGMKIEFFTSFNPFSDDPYFSLGVFAIPVTIVWIVGITNAVNLIDGLDGLAVGVSSIASLTMLAVALLNYEIGVAIVMACLTGACLGFIPYNFNPAEIFMGDTGSTFLGYMLATMSISGFFKFYAVISFAVPLLILGLPIFDTVSAITRRVLEGRSPMSPDRGHVHHRLVDMGFNVKQAVAILYAISGTLGLAAVVLTTSGEAKAMLLLLAAILAIAVGAWILVNRRKASKESIERILNEPSEEAQTSEQEEQQDGKD, encoded by the coding sequence ATGTCGGAATATCAAGTGATCGGAATGATCATTGGCGCGTTTGTGCTGGCAGGCGTGCTTTCCTACGCATTGACCCCTTTTGTCAAGCGGTTTGCCTATAAGATCGGCGCCATCGATGTGCCTAAGGACAGCCGCCGCATGCACAAGCAGCCCATCCCGCGTTTGGGTGGTCTGGCGATCTTCATCGGCTTTTTGGGCGCTATGCTGGTGTTTTACCGGTTTGATATGCAGATGCTCAGCGTGCTGCTCGGCGCGATGATTATTGTCGTGCTCGGTATTTTTGACGATGTGCTGGCATTGGGCGCCAAATTTAAGTTCCTGGTGCAGATCATCGCTGCCGCCATCCCGGTCTGCGTGGGCGGGATGAAGATCGAGTTTTTTACCAGCTTCAACCCGTTTTCGGATGACCCGTATTTTTCGCTCGGCGTATTTGCCATCCCGGTGACCATCGTTTGGATCGTCGGCATCACCAATGCCGTCAACCTGATCGACGGTCTGGACGGTCTGGCGGTCGGCGTGTCGTCGATCGCGTCGCTGACCATGCTGGCCGTTGCTCTGCTCAACTATGAGATCGGCGTCGCGATTGTCATGGCCTGCCTGACCGGCGCTTGCCTGGGCTTTATCCCGTATAACTTCAACCCGGCTGAGATTTTCATGGGCGATACCGGGTCTACATTCCTGGGATACATGCTTGCAACCATGTCCATCAGCGGATTTTTCAAATTTTACGCGGTCATTTCGTTCGCCGTGCCGCTGCTGATTTTGGGTCTGCCGATTTTTGATACGGTTTCGGCCATCACCCGGCGCGTGCTCGAGGGTCGCAGCCCGATGAGCCCTGACCGCGGCCATGTGCACCATCGTCTGGTGGATATGGGCTTTAACGTCAAGCAGGCGGTCGCGATTTTGTATGCCATCAGCGGCACGCTTGGTCTGGCGGCTGTCGTGCTGACCACCAGCGGCGAAGCCAAGGCCATGCTGCTGCTCTTAGCGGCGATTTTGGCCATTGCCGTCGGCGCGTGGATTTTGGTCAACCGCCGCAAGGCATCCAAAGAAAGCATCGAACGCATCTTAAATGAGCCCAGCGAAGAGGCGCAAACATCCGAACAAGAGGAGCAGCAAGATGGAAAAGATTAA